A portion of the Candidatus Omnitrophota bacterium genome contains these proteins:
- the tilS gene encoding tRNA lysidine(34) synthetase TilS gives MIYSKVKQTIKKKALIKKGDRIVVGVSGGPDSVALLNILADIGRTYDIKLFITHLNHKLRGEAAHLDADFVKHLAKRMRIPCLIEEEDVKSLAKRLKMSVEDAAREARYALYERAAKKFKADKIATAHTLDDQAETVLMRLLKGSGSLGLAGIPYKRRAGRFLVIRPLLDTPRKDIEKYLKKNKIGTRLDASNLENVYLRNKIRNQLIPFLEKTFNPNIKEGLSFLAVILSDESSLLSEIAGRKMKQVEHPAGKATALSVKALSCLHPALQRIVVRLAIAKVKGNLKNISYKHWSAIEAILNGTEQKSVNLPEGIRVVKSGDRLLFLAKDSAKKTDHYFSKVLKLRIPGEVAVQELSVIIKARAVKNAPSFLKKKDKNTEYVNGDILGSVLAVRTRREGDRIKPLGMKSPKKLHDIFVDEKVPYETRDRLPVILSGNDILWVAGVKLSDDFKLKDGTKKIIKLSAVRS, from the coding sequence ATGATCTATTCAAAAGTAAAGCAAACGATTAAGAAAAAAGCGCTCATAAAAAAAGGCGACAGGATCGTCGTGGGCGTATCGGGAGGGCCTGACTCTGTCGCGCTTTTAAATATACTGGCGGACATTGGAAGGACCTACGATATTAAGCTTTTTATTACCCATCTTAACCATAAACTGCGAGGCGAGGCGGCGCACCTGGACGCGGATTTTGTAAAACACCTGGCCAAAAGAATGAGGATCCCATGTTTGATCGAAGAAGAAGATGTCAAGAGTTTAGCCAAACGCCTTAAAATGTCGGTTGAAGATGCGGCTAGAGAGGCGAGATATGCCTTATATGAGCGCGCAGCCAAAAAATTTAAGGCAGATAAAATCGCGACAGCCCACACCCTGGACGATCAGGCGGAAACAGTCCTTATGCGCTTACTAAAAGGTTCCGGCTCACTGGGATTGGCAGGAATCCCGTATAAGCGCAGGGCTGGAAGATTTCTTGTAATACGGCCGCTTCTGGATACGCCCCGCAAAGACATTGAGAAGTATTTGAAAAAAAATAAAATAGGCACAAGGCTTGACGCTTCAAATCTTGAGAATGTCTATCTTCGGAATAAAATAAGAAATCAGCTGATCCCGTTTCTGGAAAAAACTTTTAATCCGAATATAAAAGAGGGGCTTTCGTTCCTAGCCGTAATTCTTAGCGACGAATCGTCGCTCCTCTCGGAAATTGCCGGCCGGAAGATGAAGCAGGTAGAGCACCCGGCGGGAAAAGCCACAGCATTAAGCGTTAAGGCGCTGTCCTGCTTACACCCGGCGTTACAGCGTATTGTAGTGAGGCTCGCGATAGCAAAAGTGAAGGGCAATCTTAAAAATATATCGTATAAACATTGGAGCGCTATTGAGGCCATCCTGAATGGCACCGAGCAAAAAAGCGTTAATCTGCCCGAGGGGATCAGAGTCGTTAAAAGCGGGGATAGGCTGCTTTTTCTTGCAAAAGACAGCGCAAAAAAGACAGATCATTATTTCAGCAAGGTGTTAAAATTGAGGATACCCGGGGAGGTGGCTGTTCAGGAATTGTCCGTAATAATCAAAGCCAGGGCTGTAAAAAATGCGCCCTCGTTTTTAAAGAAAAAGGACAAGAACACAGAATATGTAAACGGTGATATCCTGGGCTCGGTACTGGCGGTGCGCACAAGGCGTGAAGGCGACAGGATAAAACCCCTTGGCATGAAATCGCCCAAGAAGCTTCACGATATATTTGTTGATGAAAAGGTCCCTTATGAAACGAGAGACAGATTGCCGGTAATTCTTTCGGGAAATGATATATTGTGGGTTGCGGGCGTAAAATTATCGGATGACTTTAAGCTAAAAGACGGCACAAAGAAAATAATCAAATTAAGTGCAGTAAGAAGCTAG
- a CDS encoding prepilin-type N-terminal cleavage/methylation domain-containing protein: MSKKLRNLAFTLIEILVTIAIISLLAAALAPAILRARQAARRALCISNLRQLYHGMLYYCDDHDDVFMPSASFGFDLILPYLDDEKEITRCPMIDDYYDEGVFSYGYNELLSSKRLSQVTTSYTDTILFCDSDRSLVYYQDDPALSRHGKIGYAAYLDGHVSFIDTRYLWPGSRSGGDREASPF, from the coding sequence ATGTCAAAGAAATTGCGTAATTTAGCCTTTACATTAATCGAAATTTTAGTGACAATAGCGATTATTAGCCTGCTTGCGGCGGCGTTGGCACCGGCAATATTGAGGGCCAGACAGGCGGCACGTCGTGCTTTGTGCATCAGCAATTTAAGGCAATTGTACCATGGGATGTTATACTATTGTGATGATCATGATGATGTATTTATGCCGTCAGCTAGTTTTGGGTTTGACCTCATCCTGCCGTATCTGGATGACGAGAAGGAAATAACACGATGCCCGATGATTGATGACTACTACGATGAAGGCGTATTTTCATACGGCTATAATGAATTGTTATCATCTAAGAGGCTTTCGCAGGTCACCACTTCTTATACCGATACAATCTTATTTTGCGACTCTGACCGTTCTTTAGTATATTATCAAGACGATCCGGCCTTGTCCAGGCATGGGAAAATAGGCTATGCCGCTTATTTGGATGGACATGTATCTTTTATCGATACAAGGTATCTATGGCCCGGGTCGCGCTCCGGCGGAGATAGGGAAGCGTCGCCATTTTGA
- the larE gene encoding ATP-dependent sacrificial sulfur transferase LarE, which translates to MPENKLLKLKKILKKMDKVVVAFSGGLDSTLLLKVALDTLGRENVLAVTAKSATYPEREHKSALKLMQKLKAHGMTIHTKETANAAFLRNPVNRCYYCKKELFGRLAAIADKGGFLYVIDGFNRDDKNDLRFGAIAGRELGVRSPLAEAGIGKRELRAYSRKLGLSTWDKPSFACLASRFPYGDRITRAKLGMINRAEEALQRQGFKQVRVRIHGKIARLEVLPDNIKRFSDMRLRKAVISALRKLGFSYITLDLEGYRTGSMNEVLYKMHRKKCYVKEIA; encoded by the coding sequence ATGCCGGAAAATAAGCTATTAAAATTAAAGAAAATTTTGAAAAAAATGGATAAGGTTGTAGTCGCCTTTTCCGGAGGGCTTGATAGTACATTACTGCTTAAGGTGGCGCTTGATACGCTTGGTAGGGAAAATGTGCTTGCGGTCACGGCGAAATCGGCTACGTACCCGGAGAGAGAGCATAAGAGCGCTCTGAAATTGATGCAGAAGTTAAAAGCGCATGGCATGACTATTCACACTAAGGAGACCGCAAATGCCGCGTTTTTAAGAAATCCTGTCAACAGGTGCTATTACTGCAAGAAAGAATTATTTGGCCGGCTTGCGGCTATTGCAGACAAAGGGGGTTTTCTTTATGTCATAGACGGTTTTAATCGGGATGATAAAAATGATCTACGGTTCGGCGCTATAGCAGGGCGCGAGCTGGGAGTCAGGAGTCCCTTGGCGGAAGCCGGCATAGGAAAAAGGGAACTACGGGCATATTCCCGAAAACTTGGACTCTCTACATGGGATAAGCCGTCATTCGCATGTCTTGCCTCGAGATTCCCTTACGGCGACAGGATCACAAGAGCTAAGCTCGGGATGATTAACAGGGCTGAGGAAGCGCTTCAGCGCCAGGGCTTTAAGCAGGTCAGAGTAAGGATACATGGGAAGATAGCGCGCCTGGAGGTTTTGCCGGATAACATCAAAAGATTTTCCGATATGAGGCTTAGAAAGGCCGTGATAAGCGCCTTAAGGAAGCTCGGATTTTCATATATTACCTTAGATCTAGAGGGGTACCGCACAGGCAGCATGAATGAGGTGCTTTACAAAATGCACAGGAAGAAATGCTATGTCAAAGAAATTGCGTAA